A genomic window from Silene latifolia isolate original U9 population chromosome 11, ASM4854445v1, whole genome shotgun sequence includes:
- the LOC141611608 gene encoding stress enhanced protein 1, chloroplastic: protein MSLTHISSSLNLFIYDTSCISNSPKVYAFSKLPSSSFARNSTSFVCGSPLVIRTTSVRAKSSQKATSVRSEQSSNEGGGLDVWLGRLAMVGFALALTVEISTGKGLLENFGLTSPLPTVALAVTGLVGVLTAVFIFQSASKN, encoded by the exons ATGTCTCTTACTCATATCTCTTCTTCTCTCAACCTCTTCATCTATG ATACATCATGTATCTCCAATTCCCCCAAAGTTTATGCATTTTCCAAGCTGCCCTCTTCGAGTTTTGCTCGGAATTCTACCTCTTTTGTTTGTGGCTCTCCACTTG TGATAAGGACAACTTCTGTACGAGCAAAGTCTTCGCAAAAAGCAACGTCTGTAAGAAGTGAACAAAGTTCAAATGAAGGAGGTGGCTTGGATGTCTGGCTTGGCAGGCTTGCAATGGTTGGGTTTGCTTTGGCCTTAACTGTTGAAATATCAACTGGCAAAGGGCTTCTTGAG AACTTCGGGCTTACATCCCCATTGCCTACGGTCGCTTTGGCAGTGACAGGACTAGTGGGTGTCCTGACTGCTGTCTTCATATTCCAGTCTGCCTCAAAGAACTGA
- the LOC141611607 gene encoding ADP-ribosylation factor-like gives MSFSEYLAFTNSKRVIIEFSEVSYYCFGSFELSTWFALSVVPTSMGISTSRLLKKLGSRRPVKILMVGLDASGKTTILYKLKLGEVVTTLPTIGFNVETVEYKNISFAVWDIGGQDKIRALWRHYIQNTQGLIFVVDSSDKSRIIEARNHLHHILGQNELRNAAVLILANKQDLPNAMCASEVANNLGLHLLCQRTWFIQNASAISGQGLYEGLNWLSKCLCTKPT, from the exons ATGTCTTTTTCCGAGTATTTAGCATTTACTAATTCTAAAAGAGTGATAATTGAATTTAGTGAGGTTTCCTATTACTGTTTTGGATCTTTTGAGCTGTCCACTTGGTTTGCTCTTTCAGTTGTTCCTACATCCATGGGTATAAGCACGTCTCGGCTTCTGAAGAAGCTTGGCTCTAGGCGTCCAGTGAAGATACTGATGGTTGGGCTTGACGCATCTGGAAAGACAACAATCTTATACAAGCTCAAGCTTGGAGAAGTTGTAACGACACTTCCAACCATTG GTTTCAATGTGGAGACTGTTGAATACAAGAACATCAGCTTTGCTGTATGGGATATTGGCGGTCAGGATAAG ATAAGAGCATTATGGAGACACTATATTCAGAACACTCAGGGACTCATTTTTGTGGTCGACAGCAGCGACAAATCTCGAATCATTGAAGCTCGTAATCATCTCCACCACATCCTTGGTCAG AATGAACTGCGTAATGCAGCAGTCTTAATATTAGCCAACAAGCAAGACCTTCCAAATGCTATGTGTGCCTCAGAGGTGGCTAACAACCTTGGACTCCACTTGCTTTGTCAACGTACTTG GTTCATCCAAAATGCTTCAGCAATATCAGGGCAGGGACTGTATGAAGGTCTTAATTGGCTATCCAAGTGTCTCTGTACCAAGCCTACCTGA